The Desulfococcus multivorans DNA window TCTGTCGGCGGCACCGAAGATCCATATCGGCATGGCTACCTGCGGTATCGCCGCCGGCGCCCTCGAAACCAAGGCCGCCTTCGAAGAGACCCTCAAGGAACGGAATATCGAGGCGCATGTACACACCGTAGGCTGTCTGGGGCATTGTTACGCCGAGCCGGTGGTCATCATCGAACATCCGGATGCCGGGTTTCCCCCCATTTTTTACCATGAGGTGACCCCGGGCAAGGCAAAGATGCTGACGAAAATGTACATCGAGGGCGGAGACCCGCGATTCGAGCATGTTTATGGTGCCACCGAGGTGAACGACATGATCCCGTCGGTCATGGATTTTTCCCGGTTCAGCATGGAAAAACGGGTTGTCATGGATAAATGCGGGAAAATCGATCCCGACGACATCTACGAGTACATTGCAGCCGACGGATACGCCGCCCTGTTCCGAGCGCTTCAGATGCCGCCCGAAGAGATTGTCGACATGATCAAACAGTCCGGACTTCGAGGACGCGGCGGCGCCGGCTTTCCGACAGGCGTCAAGTGGGAAATGGCGTTTCGGGTCGAGCATGAAAACAAGATCGTCATCTGCAATGCGGACGAAGGGGATCCCGGCGCCTATATGGACCGAACCCTCCTCGAAAGCAACCCCCATCAGGTCCTGGAAGGGATGATGATCTGCGCATTGGCGGTGGGTGCCGATGCGGCTATCATCTATGTTCGTGCCGAATATCCCCTGGCGGTGAAAACCCTTGCCCGGGCGATTCGCCAGGCTCATGAACTCAATCTCCTGGGAGAAGGAATTCTGGGCAGCGAATTCAACCTCGAAATCGACATCTTCGAGGGATCGGGGGCGTTTGTCTGCGGCGAGGAGACGGGTTTGATTCAATCCATCGAGGGCTATCGCGGCATGCCCAGACATCGGCCGCCGTATCCGGTGAAAAGCGGCTTGTACGGTCGTCCGACCGTCATCAACAATGTCAAGACTCTCGCCCTGGTGCCGCCCATCGTGACTCAGGGCGCTGCCTGGTTCAGAGGCATCGGCACCGAAGGCAGCCCTGGAACGGCGGTTTTTTCCGTCGTTGGCGATGTGGTGCATCCGGGGCTGGTCGAGATTCCCATGGGGGTAACCCTGCGAACCCTCATTTTTGACATCTGCGGCGGCATCCCCAACCACAAGGGGTTTAAGGCGGTGCAGATCGGCGGACCCTCCGGCGGTTGCCTGCCGGAGTCGTTTCTGGACACGCCCATTGATTTCGATTCGCTCACCGGGGCCGGCGCCATGATGGGTTCGGGCGGAATGGTGGTCATGAATGAGGATACCTGCGTCGTGAATGTTTCACGGTATTTTCTGGATTTCACCCAGAAGGAATCCTGCGGTAAATGCACCTTTTGCCGCATCGGCACCCGGCATCTGCTGAGCATTCTCGACCGACTCACCTGCGGTACGGCGCACGAGGGCGACCTGGATTTGTTGGCGTCGCTTGCCGGGGATGTCAAGGCCGGGTCGCTCTGCGGTCTGGGAAAGACCGCGCCCAATCCAGTGCTGACCTCCTTGAAATACTTTCGGGACGAATACGAGGCCCACCTGAAAGAGGGGCGATGCCCGGGAATGATGTGCAGACCGCTCACGGCCTTCTATATCGATCTGGATGCCTGCGCCCGGGGATGCGATGCCTGTGCCCTCGTCTGCCCGACGGATGCCGTTTTTACCACCAGCACCCGAAAGAAAGGGATCGACCAGAGTCTCTGCGTCAAATGTGGGGAGTGCGTGGTGGCCTGTCCGCCTGAATACGATGCCGTGCGAAAGGTCTCTCCGCCGTCGCTGGCTCCCGTCATTCAAAGACCCGAGACGCCCCCGACGCCGGATGCCCGGGAAAGCGGGGATCCGATTGAGGATGAGAACCCGGAGACCTCGACCGACGCTTCCAAAGAGGGCTGATATACCCCATGGATGCGTTTTTTGCTTATGATCAAGAACCCTGAGGATATGGGGACATGGTTAACATTATAGTGGACAATCGAGAAATTTCGGTGGAAGAGGGGGTGCCCCTTCTGGCGGCCTGCCTGGAAAACGGTATCGACATTCCAAATCTTTGCTGGATGGAGGGCATGGGTGAACCCTGGGCGGCCTGTCGCCTCTGTTTTGTCGAGATCGAAGGCGAAAAACAGCCCGTTACGTCCTGTACGGTCCTCACCCGAAGCGACATGGTCGTCCGCACCGATACGCCCGCCGTGAGAGCCTTGCAGCAATCGGCCCTGGCACTGCTGCTCTCCGTGCATCATGTGGATTGCAAAAACTGTCATGCCAACAGGAAATGCGCGCTTCAGGATCTTGCCCGGCGTCTCAAGGTCAGCCTGAAGCCGAAGCATCTCGAGAATTACCTCAAACCTGTGGAAAGGGATGAAACCCACCCCAGCCTCGTCTATTTCCCCAATCGATGTGTGTTGTGCGGGAAGTGCATCCATGTCTGCCGCAACCTTCACGGGCAGCCGCTCATTTCATTCGCCAGGCGTGGGTTCGATACGATCGTCAGCTTTCAGGGCGATGATACGGTTTTCAACGCCGAATGCACATCCTGCGGCGCTTGTGCCGCCGTTTGCCCTGTCGGTGCCCTGGCAACGAAAGAAATGCTCAACGGCCTGTAGACTCCCGATTCAACGGCTTCGGTCTTCAGCGGATTTCACCGGATGCACTTCCCTGGAGATGATGATCAATTCGACCGGATGATGAGCAACGGCCGGTCGATACGGTTCAGGACGCCCGACGCCACGCTGCCGTAAAAGGCTCGGGCCAGTCC harbors:
- a CDS encoding NADH-ubiquinone oxidoreductase-F iron-sulfur binding region domain-containing protein, with the translated sequence MNPEIKETIKTKFDALRREAVRRQDLFRLSAAPKIHIGMATCGIAAGALETKAAFEETLKERNIEAHVHTVGCLGHCYAEPVVIIEHPDAGFPPIFYHEVTPGKAKMLTKMYIEGGDPRFEHVYGATEVNDMIPSVMDFSRFSMEKRVVMDKCGKIDPDDIYEYIAADGYAALFRALQMPPEEIVDMIKQSGLRGRGGAGFPTGVKWEMAFRVEHENKIVICNADEGDPGAYMDRTLLESNPHQVLEGMMICALAVGADAAIIYVRAEYPLAVKTLARAIRQAHELNLLGEGILGSEFNLEIDIFEGSGAFVCGEETGLIQSIEGYRGMPRHRPPYPVKSGLYGRPTVINNVKTLALVPPIVTQGAAWFRGIGTEGSPGTAVFSVVGDVVHPGLVEIPMGVTLRTLIFDICGGIPNHKGFKAVQIGGPSGGCLPESFLDTPIDFDSLTGAGAMMGSGGMVVMNEDTCVVNVSRYFLDFTQKESCGKCTFCRIGTRHLLSILDRLTCGTAHEGDLDLLASLAGDVKAGSLCGLGKTAPNPVLTSLKYFRDEYEAHLKEGRCPGMMCRPLTAFYIDLDACARGCDACALVCPTDAVFTTSTRKKGIDQSLCVKCGECVVACPPEYDAVRKVSPPSLAPVIQRPETPPTPDARESGDPIEDENPETSTDASKEG
- a CDS encoding 2Fe-2S iron-sulfur cluster-binding protein, producing the protein MVNIIVDNREISVEEGVPLLAACLENGIDIPNLCWMEGMGEPWAACRLCFVEIEGEKQPVTSCTVLTRSDMVVRTDTPAVRALQQSALALLLSVHHVDCKNCHANRKCALQDLARRLKVSLKPKHLENYLKPVERDETHPSLVYFPNRCVLCGKCIHVCRNLHGQPLISFARRGFDTIVSFQGDDTVFNAECTSCGACAAVCPVGALATKEMLNGL